Proteins encoded in a region of the Candidatus Cloacimonadota bacterium genome:
- a CDS encoding T9SS type A sorting domain-containing protein — protein MKTFFILTIVLCAVNIAFADTIEKIYYFDDPHFISVDGSYQVVGFESTIQSAPAGYPSLPYHAISLLLPPGHEAVDIEVLPEGKETLAGTYSLYPAQYVQPYSKEKSGQFLLNQDIYNQSGSYPDNIRGQLSTEYMNGFGFAFCAITPIEYVPKEQQLSYYHTITVRITTQIHSNKSSLAIPSTVCESHFETIQKLAQNPEMITKYERDLRDGEYEVLLITPEAFINDFSDLIDMYLTQGLRTEIVTTQTIASTMTGVDLQEKIRNYIIQEYQTNGIRYVILGGDDEHIPHRGFYCEVQSSSLYTDDDIPADLYYSALDGTWNDDNDNLWGEIGEDDLLPDVSVGRMSFSNSAELANILNKSMSYQENPVLGELTSPIFAGEDLYNSPQTWGGDYLDLLIGLREDNGYTTNGIPATQNIEKLYDRDLGYWSASTLISKINEGKSYVHHSGHANQTYCMRMDDSDITNANFSNVNGTTHNYTHIYTHGCLSGAFDSNDCIAEDIVNLENFAASFIGNSRYGWFNEGQTEGPSEHLHREYVNALYTLRKDRIGEAHLYSKINTAPWVNAPGQHEEGALRWCFYCCNVIGDPVLSIWTDEPISIQVTYPDSIFIGQTQMQVSISSFSNVEGLVCTIIKDGMYHASGTVDATGLATIDIDPIFTDVGTAQLIITGYNCLKASYDIIITPSSGAYVIIDSVATKDSNNNMPEYAEEVSFDFVLKNVGTQDATNVTATISSDDEYISCSYSAANFGTITAGGIASQEDVLPIIIDEYIPDQHVALLSMNISADDKQYWATQFSIILNAPVLEIGQCQIDDSAGDNDGVLDPGETVLLTIPTLNSGNATSPSASSTLNCTNNLITIQNSSVNLGAIASGDAANSVFTVSASDQIEEGSAVTFDFSVDAGLYDIDEAISMTIGLIIEDFETGDFSMFDWYFNGDADWTISNTDVYEGFFSAKSGAIEHSSETSLKIDVEVFTDGEISFWKKVSSENNYDYLQFYIDGSLQDEWSGESSWSEESYSVLAGVHTFEWRYDKDVYVTGGSDCAWIDYIIFPPLGAPTANDDPSIIAQNYLSENFPNPFNNSTHIHFAIKQSSHVTIEIYNILGQKVRTIADDEFSAGNHEVQWDGRDAFERKAANGVYFYKMNTDTFNQTRKMILMK, from the coding sequence ATGAAGACGTTTTTCATATTAACTATTGTTCTATGTGCAGTGAATATTGCTTTTGCAGATACAATAGAAAAAATTTACTATTTTGATGATCCACATTTTATCTCTGTCGATGGTAGTTATCAGGTAGTTGGTTTTGAATCAACTATTCAATCCGCACCGGCAGGATATCCATCTTTACCTTACCATGCGATTTCATTACTATTACCCCCTGGTCATGAAGCAGTGGACATTGAGGTTTTGCCTGAGGGCAAAGAAACTCTTGCGGGAACTTACTCTCTTTATCCAGCCCAGTATGTTCAACCATATTCAAAAGAAAAATCAGGGCAATTTCTCTTAAATCAAGACATTTATAATCAAAGTGGATCATATCCTGATAATATAAGAGGACAGCTCTCAACTGAATATATGAATGGTTTCGGATTTGCTTTTTGTGCTATTACACCGATCGAGTATGTTCCAAAAGAACAACAACTTTCATATTATCATACTATTACCGTGAGGATCACAACCCAGATACATTCAAATAAATCATCACTTGCCATACCATCTACAGTATGTGAATCGCATTTTGAAACGATTCAAAAATTGGCTCAAAATCCTGAGATGATCACGAAATATGAACGAGATCTTCGTGACGGAGAATATGAAGTTCTCTTGATAACTCCTGAAGCATTCATAAATGATTTCTCGGACTTGATCGATATGTATCTCACTCAAGGATTACGGACTGAAATTGTAACTACTCAGACGATAGCATCAACTATGACGGGTGTTGATCTTCAGGAAAAAATCAGGAATTATATTATACAGGAATATCAAACAAACGGAATCCGATATGTCATTCTCGGCGGAGATGATGAACATATTCCACATCGGGGTTTTTATTGCGAAGTCCAATCATCATCGTTATATACTGATGATGATATCCCTGCTGATCTATACTATTCTGCACTTGATGGAACCTGGAATGATGACAATGATAATCTTTGGGGTGAAATAGGAGAGGATGATCTTCTTCCGGATGTGTCGGTTGGGAGAATGTCATTCAGCAATTCTGCTGAACTCGCAAACATATTGAATAAATCAATGAGTTATCAGGAAAATCCTGTACTTGGGGAATTGACAAGCCCGATCTTTGCTGGTGAAGATCTGTATAACAGCCCTCAAACCTGGGGTGGTGATTATCTTGATCTTCTGATTGGTTTACGTGAAGATAATGGATATACAACCAATGGAATCCCAGCAACTCAAAATATTGAAAAATTATATGACAGAGATCTTGGGTACTGGAGTGCATCCACACTGATAAGTAAAATAAATGAAGGAAAATCCTATGTTCACCATTCGGGTCATGCGAACCAGACATATTGCATGAGAATGGATGACAGCGATATAACAAATGCTAATTTTTCAAATGTAAATGGTACAACTCACAATTATACACATATTTATACTCACGGTTGTCTTTCAGGTGCTTTTGATTCAAATGACTGTATTGCAGAAGATATAGTGAATTTAGAGAATTTTGCAGCATCATTCATTGGAAATTCCAGGTATGGCTGGTTCAACGAGGGACAGACAGAAGGTCCATCCGAACATCTTCATCGTGAGTATGTTAATGCATTATATACACTAAGGAAAGACAGAATCGGAGAAGCGCACCTGTATTCGAAGATCAATACTGCTCCATGGGTGAATGCACCGGGACAGCATGAAGAAGGCGCTTTGCGATGGTGTTTCTATTGCTGTAATGTGATTGGGGATCCTGTCTTGTCCATCTGGACAGATGAACCGATCTCCATACAGGTTACTTATCCAGATAGCATTTTTATCGGTCAAACGCAAATGCAGGTTAGTATTTCAAGTTTTAGTAATGTTGAAGGTCTTGTCTGTACGATCATCAAGGACGGTATGTATCATGCTTCAGGAACAGTTGACGCAACAGGCCTGGCAACAATCGATATTGATCCCATCTTTACAGATGTTGGGACAGCCCAATTGATCATTACCGGGTATAATTGTCTGAAAGCGAGTTATGATATAATCATAACCCCCAGCTCGGGAGCATATGTCATCATTGATAGTGTTGCCACAAAAGACTCGAATAACAACATGCCTGAGTATGCAGAAGAAGTGAGTTTTGATTTTGTTTTGAAGAATGTCGGAACTCAGGATGCAACCAATGTAACCGCAACGATCAGTTCTGACGATGAATATATTTCCTGCTCATATTCTGCTGCCAATTTTGGTACAATTACAGCAGGTGGTATTGCTTCACAAGAAGATGTTCTACCGATCATAATTGATGAGTATATTCCGGATCAGCATGTCGCTTTATTATCTATGAATATTTCAGCAGATGATAAGCAGTACTGGGCAACACAGTTCTCAATCATTCTTAATGCACCGGTTTTGGAAATTGGACAATGTCAAATAGACGACAGCGCAGGCGATAATGATGGTGTGCTCGATCCTGGAGAAACAGTATTACTGACAATACCAACTCTCAACTCAGGCAATGCTACATCTCCTTCAGCCTCTTCTACTCTTAATTGCACGAACAACTTGATCACGATACAAAACTCATCTGTAAATCTCGGTGCAATTGCATCTGGAGATGCTGCTAATTCAGTTTTTACCGTTAGTGCAAGCGATCAAATAGAAGAAGGTTCAGCTGTTACATTCGATTTTTCAGTCGATGCAGGTTTGTACGATATAGATGAAGCGATCAGCATGACGATAGGATTAATTATCGAAGATTTTGAAACCGGAGATTTCAGCATGTTTGACTGGTATTTTAATGGAGATGCTGACTGGACAATATCAAATACGGATGTATATGAAGGTTTCTTTTCAGCAAAATCCGGTGCAATCGAACATAGTTCTGAGACATCTCTCAAGATTGATGTCGAAGTATTTACAGATGGTGAAATCAGTTTCTGGAAAAAAGTATCCTCAGAAAACAATTATGATTATCTGCAATTTTACATTGATGGTTCGCTGCAGGATGAATGGAGTGGTGAGTCATCCTGGTCTGAAGAATCATATAGCGTATTAGCCGGCGTGCATACTTTTGAATGGCGCTATGACAAGGATGTCTATGTAACTGGAGGAAGCGACTGTGCATGGATCGATTATATAATCTTCCCGCCACTTGGTGCACCAACAGCAAATGACGATCCATCAATAATAGCTCAAAATTATCTATCTGAAAACTTCCCGAATCCTTTTAATAATTCAACCCATATACATTTTGCGATAAAGCAATCATCTCATGTTACGATTGAAATCTATAATATTTTAGGACAAAAAGTTCGAACGATAGCTGATGATGAATTTTCTGCTGGAAATCATGAAGTACAATGGGATGGACGGGATGCTTTTGAACGAAAAGCTGCAAATGGAGTATATTTTTATAAAATGAATACAGATACATTCAATCAAACAAGAAAAATGATATTGATGAAATAA
- a CDS encoding T9SS type A sorting domain-containing protein — protein sequence MKKFILCFLFLLFAVSLYGQIGLPERYHTYDEIKAELDSLQALYPDLVFVDSIDVSATDSIPIWAVKLSDNASVDEDEPAVLYVGQCHAEEVLGVEISMYMINEILTHFYQTPYAIWLSELEIWFIPSINPEGLQVVMDGWDVSFRKTKRDNNLNGIFDFQEGPGHDIDGVDPNRNYSYNWVHGDTLYEPSGEERYDYYRGPYPFSEGGTQAVRTLADEQHFLYSINWHSSRTGNFSEKVFYSWEWDGVKRSPDFEFNKIIGETVASLIETEDGIAHYEPSPSRGRNGCAHDWFYNTYGTVQLLIECGTENLQPNAALVDDTCERCKLGAYWLMNRVIGYQTDAGMLTGHIQDAQTKSPLVAEVYINDHDAVYFTPRHSDELYGRYWRLLEPGTYSVTYKKKGYQDTTLTSVTINNSSWTVKNVELEPLPQVTVVGNVHNNGTPLTCDLILSDGYFSETLSLIGDFSFNYHTGTYQATFISDGYVPQIIDIVIDDSLENLDINFQQQVVIFEEDWESGMDEWTAGNFWCLYEEPYEGTFALRDNNDRFYHNGIESSIKTSSSINLNGVNEDVVLNFWHNYHTEWENDICSVEISLNNIDWTALASYSGVSHGWEQVLIPIKDYVDSHVYIRFTISTDSYLSDPGWLIDNVKIVSSQGNGIEDPPTPPQYILQQNQPNPFRFITFFPYEINNSKSEDITISLYNIKGQLVKTFHIEEKNSMISWDGKNEKGEPVASGIYFYQLLADEEVIATKKCVLYR from the coding sequence ATGAAAAAATTTATTCTTTGTTTTCTTTTTTTGCTATTTGCAGTCTCATTGTATGGACAGATCGGATTGCCAGAGCGGTACCATACATATGATGAGATCAAAGCTGAGCTGGATTCTCTGCAGGCACTCTATCCGGATCTTGTCTTTGTTGATTCAATAGATGTGTCAGCCACTGATTCCATACCAATCTGGGCTGTAAAGCTATCTGATAATGCATCAGTAGATGAAGATGAACCTGCAGTTCTTTATGTGGGGCAATGTCATGCTGAGGAGGTTCTGGGCGTTGAGATCAGTATGTATATGATCAACGAGATTCTCACCCATTTCTATCAAACACCATATGCGATATGGCTTTCCGAACTCGAGATATGGTTCATTCCTTCCATAAATCCGGAAGGATTGCAGGTTGTGATGGATGGCTGGGATGTTTCATTCCGAAAGACAAAAAGGGATAATAATCTAAACGGTATCTTTGATTTTCAGGAGGGGCCCGGACATGATATTGACGGTGTAGATCCGAATAGAAACTATTCTTATAATTGGGTGCATGGAGACACACTCTATGAACCAAGTGGTGAAGAACGCTATGATTATTATCGTGGTCCTTATCCCTTTTCCGAAGGCGGTACGCAAGCAGTTCGAACCTTAGCAGATGAACAACATTTTCTCTATTCAATAAACTGGCATTCATCAAGAACAGGTAATTTTTCTGAAAAAGTTTTCTATTCATGGGAATGGGATGGTGTTAAACGATCTCCGGATTTCGAATTCAATAAAATAATCGGAGAAACAGTTGCATCACTTATAGAAACTGAAGATGGAATAGCTCATTATGAACCTTCACCCTCAAGAGGTAGAAATGGATGTGCTCATGATTGGTTTTATAACACCTATGGAACAGTACAACTTCTAATTGAATGCGGAACTGAAAATCTACAGCCGAATGCTGCACTTGTGGACGACACATGCGAGCGCTGTAAACTTGGTGCTTACTGGCTCATGAACCGAGTAATTGGTTATCAAACCGATGCAGGAATGCTGACAGGCCATATTCAGGATGCTCAAACAAAATCACCATTAGTAGCCGAAGTATATATAAATGATCATGATGCAGTGTATTTCACTCCTCGGCATTCTGATGAATTGTATGGTCGATATTGGCGTTTGCTGGAACCCGGAACATACTCGGTAACCTATAAAAAAAAGGGATACCAAGACACAACCCTTACAAGTGTAACGATCAATAATTCTTCCTGGACTGTGAAAAATGTAGAGCTTGAACCGCTACCACAAGTTACTGTTGTTGGAAATGTTCATAATAACGGCACTCCTCTTACATGTGATCTCATCCTCTCTGATGGATATTTCTCAGAAACGCTTTCATTAATAGGAGATTTTTCGTTTAATTACCATACAGGAACCTATCAGGCAACATTTATTTCAGACGGATATGTACCGCAGATTATTGATATTGTTATCGATGATAGCCTGGAAAATTTAGATATAAATTTTCAGCAGCAAGTTGTAATATTCGAAGAAGATTGGGAATCCGGTATGGATGAATGGACAGCTGGAAATTTTTGGTGTCTGTATGAAGAACCATACGAGGGCACATTTGCTTTGCGTGATAATAATGACAGGTTTTATCATAATGGTATAGAATCTTCGATTAAGACGAGTTCATCAATCAATCTTAATGGTGTGAATGAGGATGTTGTACTTAATTTTTGGCATAACTATCATACAGAATGGGAGAATGATATCTGCTCGGTTGAGATATCACTTAATAACATTGACTGGACTGCTCTTGCATCATATTCAGGTGTAAGTCACGGCTGGGAACAAGTACTAATTCCCATCAAAGATTATGTCGATTCTCATGTCTATATTCGCTTTACTATCTCAACAGATTCCTATTTAAGCGATCCGGGCTGGCTTATCGATAATGTGAAGATTGTATCATCACAGGGCAATGGAATCGAAGATCCACCTACTCCGCCGCAATATATATTACAGCAAAATCAACCCAATCCATTCAGATTTATAACATTTTTCCCTTATGAAATTAACAACTCCAAGAGTGAAGATATAACTATTTCTCTTTACAATATTAAAGGGCAGCTTGTTAAAACTTTTCATATCGAAGAGAAAAACTCAATGATTTCATGGGATGGAAAGAATGAAAAGGGAGAACCAGTTGCATCAGGTATATATTTCTATCAATTACTAGCTGATGAAGAGGTTATTGCTACCAAGAAATGTGTTTTATATAGATAA
- a CDS encoding T9SS type A sorting domain-containing protein, whose translation MKGAAIVIISLLFSSLLFGQTIWEDNGIPIRQGVNIEWYRSGTSLEDGSVVYVWSDTRLGDRDVWAQRVDINGNLLWGADAVMVNGEINRQEDPVVINTGDGGVIIAWVDFRNEDAGDVYAQKLDGDGNLLWNEAGVPLCLASDVQISLNIVNDANQGAYVIWLDSRNPGGIDIYGTHVNASGDIVTGWDVNGNPIAAENGAQDGHTFWEDGTGGAILAWHDTRVATDENLYMQRIASDGTLLWGAGGTLLCGATDTQSNVKVCPDGTGSFIFTWRDKHSDPNGDIMAMRVDLDANFLWAGDVPIFQDASIQKDPRITQSSDTGAIIVWVDYRNDPLVSDIYTQKINVSGTLLWGVDGIALCTAENNQLEPRLTNDENGGCYFVWTDGRNGGHPHEDIYMQHVSGTGTIEWESNGQVICNAYGEQFSPLLRGDGSGKVYAIWGDNRQGSTGLYFQILNGSGTEYLTENGKLIYYGLCGDAKNYLLYQGLDKSLILWEDSRSPYTGNQLYMQALNNDGTIDLAVNGAALTGPTGYDQENVDAIYIVSEDELAAVWEENRTGFKQIYAQAVDGQCSHLWLSTGLALGDFVCEQQNPKISAVAGSRTTEYYAGWSDYRDFMDPGIFGQKIVDGVLQWNDEGIEIVNRSGEDKLTDVVGLYYIFQSGAWNNQNIYVKKIDSSGNTATGWSDDGLEICGAANNQNNATGLLVPEGLFVIWEDSRDGVLAIYGQVVTESGSVLWQADGVPIASYDNDQSAPAYIYDNDLYAVWEDFRNGVDYNIYGQKVQTSDGSMLWNPDAVPIVDEAGDQTMPSITKVGINLFVPWQDFRNGLNADIYGQKISLDGTDVWTSDLPVCTAIKNQSGPLTVPFDDYYASVIWQDARSSGKADIYNIYAQKVQINETSVDDPQSSNVSLISHYPNPITNSVFFVLKNNVLHRNNRIEIYNLKGQKVYSYDFEKDQIEHIWDTRDLRGNPVANGVYFYRYSNFSESTSQKLIILR comes from the coding sequence ATGAAAGGTGCTGCAATAGTAATAATAAGTTTGTTATTCTCATCTTTACTTTTTGGTCAAACGATCTGGGAGGATAATGGTATTCCGATACGTCAGGGCGTTAATATAGAATGGTATCGATCGGGTACATCATTGGAGGATGGCTCAGTAGTATATGTATGGTCTGACACTCGTCTCGGAGATCGAGATGTTTGGGCACAAAGAGTTGATATCAACGGAAATCTCCTCTGGGGTGCTGATGCAGTCATGGTTAATGGCGAGATCAATCGACAGGAAGATCCAGTTGTCATCAATACAGGTGATGGAGGAGTCATTATTGCTTGGGTAGATTTCAGAAATGAAGATGCCGGTGATGTGTATGCACAAAAGCTTGATGGAGATGGAAATCTTCTCTGGAATGAAGCTGGAGTACCTTTATGTCTTGCATCAGATGTTCAAATATCTCTCAATATTGTGAATGATGCCAATCAGGGTGCATATGTGATCTGGCTTGATTCCCGAAATCCCGGCGGAATAGATATTTACGGTACGCATGTTAATGCTTCCGGCGATATTGTAACAGGATGGGATGTCAATGGAAATCCAATTGCTGCTGAGAATGGTGCTCAAGATGGACACACATTCTGGGAAGATGGTACTGGCGGTGCAATACTTGCCTGGCATGATACCCGAGTTGCAACCGATGAGAATCTCTATATGCAGCGAATCGCTTCTGATGGAACATTACTGTGGGGAGCTGGTGGAACGCTTCTTTGTGGTGCCACTGATACTCAAAGCAATGTGAAAGTATGTCCTGATGGAACTGGAAGTTTTATTTTTACATGGCGTGATAAACATAGTGATCCGAATGGAGATATCATGGCAATGCGCGTTGATCTCGATGCAAATTTCTTATGGGCTGGAGATGTGCCCATTTTCCAGGATGCAAGTATTCAAAAAGATCCAAGAATAACGCAGTCTTCAGATACAGGAGCGATCATTGTTTGGGTGGATTACAGAAATGATCCATTAGTTTCAGATATTTATACTCAAAAAATAAATGTTAGCGGTACACTCCTCTGGGGTGTAGATGGTATTGCTCTTTGCACAGCTGAAAATAATCAGCTCGAACCTCGTTTGACAAATGATGAAAACGGAGGTTGTTATTTTGTGTGGACAGACGGAAGAAATGGGGGACATCCACACGAAGATATATATATGCAACACGTTAGTGGTACAGGTACGATTGAATGGGAATCAAACGGACAGGTGATCTGTAATGCATATGGAGAGCAGTTCTCACCTTTGCTTCGCGGAGACGGAAGCGGAAAAGTCTATGCTATTTGGGGTGATAACAGACAGGGTTCCACAGGACTTTACTTCCAGATCCTCAATGGTTCAGGAACAGAGTATCTGACAGAAAATGGCAAATTGATCTATTACGGTCTCTGCGGTGATGCAAAAAATTATTTATTATACCAGGGTTTAGATAAATCATTAATTCTCTGGGAAGATAGTAGAAGTCCATATACTGGTAACCAGCTCTATATGCAGGCACTTAATAATGATGGAACTATAGATCTTGCTGTTAATGGTGCAGCACTTACTGGTCCAACTGGTTATGATCAGGAAAATGTCGATGCAATATACATAGTATCGGAGGATGAGCTTGCAGCAGTTTGGGAAGAGAACAGAACTGGCTTTAAACAAATATATGCTCAAGCCGTTGATGGACAATGTTCTCATCTCTGGTTATCAACAGGTTTGGCACTTGGCGATTTTGTATGCGAGCAGCAGAATCCCAAAATCTCTGCAGTAGCTGGTTCAAGAACAACTGAATACTATGCAGGATGGTCAGATTATAGAGATTTCATGGATCCAGGAATATTTGGACAGAAGATAGTCGATGGTGTGCTGCAATGGAATGATGAAGGGATTGAGATAGTCAACAGATCTGGTGAAGATAAACTTACGGATGTTGTTGGTCTTTATTATATCTTTCAGAGCGGTGCTTGGAACAATCAAAATATATATGTAAAAAAAATTGATAGTAGCGGAAATACTGCAACTGGGTGGTCGGATGATGGATTGGAAATCTGCGGTGCAGCGAATAATCAGAATAATGCTACGGGACTTCTTGTACCGGAAGGTCTATTCGTCATTTGGGAAGATTCTCGTGATGGTGTTCTGGCAATCTATGGACAAGTCGTGACAGAAAGCGGTTCGGTGCTCTGGCAGGCAGATGGTGTGCCGATAGCAAGCTACGATAATGACCAGTCCGCACCGGCATATATTTATGATAATGATTTGTATGCTGTTTGGGAAGATTTCCGTAATGGTGTTGATTATAATATTTATGGTCAAAAGGTGCAAACATCTGATGGATCAATGCTTTGGAATCCAGATGCAGTGCCGATAGTTGATGAAGCAGGTGATCAAACCATGCCGTCAATTACAAAGGTTGGAATCAACCTGTTCGTTCCATGGCAGGATTTCCGAAACGGATTGAATGCAGATATTTACGGGCAAAAAATTTCATTAGACGGCACTGATGTATGGACATCAGATCTACCTGTGTGTACAGCTATCAAGAACCAATCCGGTCCATTAACCGTTCCCTTTGATGATTATTACGCCAGTGTAATCTGGCAGGATGCGCGATCAAGCGGGAAAGCAGATATTTACAATATCTATGCACAAAAAGTACAGATCAATGAAACCTCTGTTGATGATCCACAATCTTCAAATGTTTCTCTTATATCTCATTATCCAAACCCGATAACAAACTCCGTTTTTTTCGTGCTTAAGAATAATGTGTTGCATCGAAATAACCGCATTGAGATCTATAATCTCAAAGGACAAAAAGTATACTCATATGATTTTGAAAAAGATCAGATTGAGCATATATGGGATACCAGGGATTTAAGGGGAAATCCAGTTGCAAATGGAGTTTATTTCTATCGGTATTCAAATTTCAGTGAGTCAACATCACAGAAATTAATTATTTTGAGATAG